A window of Streptomyces sp. Je 1-332 genomic DNA:
GCCGTGCCGCGTGGACCAGGCTGCGCAGGTCCTTGGGCAGGCAGGAGCCGCCGAAGGCGAAGCCGGGCCGCAGATAGGCGGGGCTGATGTTCAGCTTGCGGTCCGCCAGGAACACGTCGATCACCTGGTGCGAGTCCACCCCGAGCGCCTGGCACACCGCGCCGAGTTCGTTCGCGAAACCGATCTTGAGGCCGTGGAAGGCGTTGTCCGCGTACTTGATCGCCTCGGCCGTCGGGACCGGCACCCGGAAGACCTCGCCGGGCAGACCGTCGTACAGCGCCGCCACCACGTCGCCGCTCGCTGGGTCGAGTTCACCGATGACGGTCTTGGGCGGGTCGTAGAAGTCCCGCACGCTCGTGCCCTCGCGCAGGAACTCCGGGTTGACCGCGACCCCGAAGTCCACCCCGGCCGTGCCGCCGACGTTCTTCTCCAGGATCGGGACCAGCAGGTTCAGACAGGTGCCCGGGAGCATCGTGCTGCGAAAGACGACGGTGTGCCGCCCCCCGTCCCGCTCGGCGAGCGCGGAGCCGATCTGCTCGGCGACCCGCTCCAAGTACGTGGTGCACAGGCTGCCGTTGGGCTCCGACGGCGTGCCCACACAGACCAGCGAGACATCGCTGCTCATGATCGCTTCGCGGACGTCGGCGGTGGCGCGCAGCGCCCCGGTCCGCACGACCTCGGCGATGAGGTCGCCGATCCGCTCCTCGACCACGGGGGCCTTGCCGTCGTTGACCAGGTCGACCTTCACCTGGTTCACGTCCACGCCGACGACCTCGTGGCCCATGCCGGCCAGGCACGCGGCCGACACACAGCCCACATAGCCGAGACCTAAGACACTGACTCTCACAACCCGTTCCTCCCCCCGGGCACACCCTTCCGGCGTGCCTTCAGTGCGTCAGCCGGACAGCTGAGCCGTGAACCCCCGCACATCAGTAGGCCCCCTGCCCCTGGAGCACCGCACGCAGCGTCTTCCACAAGATCACCGTGTCCAGGGCGAGCGACCAGTCCTCCACGTACCGCAGGTCGAGGCGGACCGCCTCGTCCCACGGCAGATCGCTGCGCCCGCTGATCTGCCACAGCCCGGTGAGCCCGGGTTTGACGAGCAGCCGCCGCCGGATGTCCGGGCCGTACGCGGCGGACTCCTCCGGCAGCGGAGGCCGCGGACCGACCAGCGACATCGAGCCGAGCAGCACGTTGAAGAGCTGCGGGAGCTCGTCGAGCGAGTAGCGGCGAAGCACCGCGCCGACCCGGGTCACCCGCGGATCGCGGCGGAGCTTGAAAAGCAGCCCCGCGCCTTCGTTGCGGTCGGCGAGCGCCGCACGTGCCCGGTCGGCCCCGACGACCATGGTGCGGAACTTGAAGATGGTGAACTCGCGGCCGTCCTTGCCGACCCTGCGCTGGCGGTACAACGCCCCACCCCGGCTGTCCACGAGCACGAGCAGTCCGACGAGCACCATCAGCGGCGCGAAGAGCAGCAGCAGGAGCGCCGCGCCCGTCCGGTCGACGACCCCTTTGATCGCTCGGCGCCCCCCGGTGAAGGTCGGCATGCTGACCCGAAGGAGCGGGATGCCGAGCACCGCGTCGACGTGCAGCCGCGGTCCCGCCACCTCCATCAGGACGGGGGCCACGACCATCTCGGCATCGCTGCCCTCGAGGTTCCAGGCGAGGCGCTGCAGCCGGTCCGGTGACCAGTGCGGGTCCGGTGTGACGGCGACGACGCGGTAGCCGTCGCGACGGACGTGGCCCGCGACGTCCGTCAGTGGGCCGACCACGGGAACTCCGTCCAGTTGGTCGCCGTCCACGCGGTCGCCGTCGAGCCCCAGACCGTCCTGCGTGCACACCGCCTCCACCCGCCAGCCCAGGTGCGGGAACTTACGGGTGCGAGTGATCAGGTCGCGCACGGTGGCCGGGCTCCCGGCGGCGAGCACCGGACGCAGACACCGCCCTTCCTTGCGCTGTTTGTGCAGCCACAGACGGAGCAGATACCGCTCGGTCATGGTGACGAGCGCGATCGCCGGGATCGCGACGAAGATCCAGAGCTTGATGTTGCGCGAGGTCAGGGCGATGCCGCCGAGCGAAAGCACGACGACCGCCGTGAAAAGTGAGCGGCCGAGCCGGCGGAATTCCTCCGCTCCCTGGCCGAGAACCGCCGGAGCCCATGACCGGCTCACCGCCAGCGCTCCCAATACGAGGAGCTCGGTGCCGAAGGCGAGAATTCCCCACTTCTCGTGCCAGTTGGCGGCGTCGCGGGCCCCGAAGAAGCTGCCGATCGACGCCACCACGAAAAACGTGGCGACGGTATCGCTGATGATCACGGTACGGCGGTACCGCTGCTCCCAGTCGCTCGCGGGCCTTCCGATTGCCCCGTTCGTCAGACGCCCGCGCGCCGACGGAAACGGGCTGACTAATTCCCCCTGCTGCACAGGACCCCCCACAGGTCGCCAGTGGCTCGGCGCCTCGGCCGAACACTGTTCCCGCAGGAGGCACCCCCGCCCCCCGCGCCGCGCTGTTCCTCCCCTCGGGAGGCCCCGCCCCCCGTACCTGACACCTCAGCTGTTCCCACATCCCGAGGCGCGCGGAAACCCGTCGAAACCTTTGGGTGCTCCCCAGCACCCAAGGACCCCTGTGGTCCGGCTTTCCGTAGCGTCGCGCCTGGAGATCATTAACGGTCGCTTCATGTCTGAACAGCTGAAGCACGGTCAATCTAGACCATTGGCGCCGGTATGAAGAGAGGATGTGTGGAATTTGTGGTCAAGCTTTGAATTTGGCTTTGTCGATCACTCGCCCGAGGGGTCCCGGCCCCGCGGGCGAGTGGGTTCCTGGACCTTTCAGGCTCCGGGGATCCAGTAGTTGTGCGCGGAATACGACGCGGAATCGCCTCCGGGGCCGGTCAGGCCGACCGACTCCGCCACGGGCGCGACCTTCTCGGAGAAGGCTTGCGCGTGCCGCTCGGACTCCCAGAGGTCGTAGATGTCCAGACCGTCGCTGCCGGGGACGCAGACATGGGCGATGCAGCCGTCGAAGACCTCGGGCGTCTCCTGGAGCTTGGCGTTGAGGGTGTCGTACTGCTCGGTGGTGACACCCGGCAGGGAGACATGCATGAAGATCGCCATGGCGGACGCTCCTAGTGACATGGGGGACGACCGGGCGAGGAGAGTCGCCGCACGGCGGCCGGCGCCCTATGGCCAGCACAGCACGTGCGTACACCGATGGCACCCACAAGTAATGCGTGCGGTCGTCCTCGCAGTGCGGACGCGTCATCCTGAGGGAGAGAACCGCTCGGCGATCACCGGCGGCAGGTCGGTGATGCCCAGGAGTCCTGCCACCGCCCGCCCCGTCAGGTCGTGCCACGCGGCGGCGCGGCGCAGCATGGCGTGATCACCGCCCCGCATCAGCACGGTGGCCGCCTCGGCGCCCGCGGCGCCGGCCCGCGCCGTGAAGTCCTGGGAGGACCTCGGGTCGGTCGTACGGTCCTGGTCCCCGTGCAGCAGCACCACGCGTCGGCCGCGCAGATGCGCCACCGGCTCCCCGGCGGGACACCAGGGCGCTAGCCCGACCACCCCTCGCACCAGCGGACTTCCGGCGGCGCGCAGTGCGGCGCGGGCCCCCATCGAATGCCCCACCAGGACCGTCGGTGCGCCGCCGGTGAGCAACTCCAGCTCGTCCAGGGCCCGCTGGGCGTCCCGCGCCGCGTCCGCGCGCTCGCCGTTCCAGCCCCGGACGCGGTAGCGAACCCGCGCCATCAGCACCGCGTCTCGCGACGTCGACCTGCGGATCGCCCGCTCGAAGAGACGCAGCCGCACGCCCGGCAGATTCCACGCCGGGGGCGCGGCGGTCCCGAACTCCCGGCCGCCGTGCAGCAGAAGCACGGCGGCACGCGGCTCCTTGACGGGCCTGCTCAGCTCAAGGACCGGGCGGTGGCCATCACGGAAGGGCACGTCGACTCCTCGACATCTCGGTGTCCGCGGACGCGGACGGTGGTGGTTGCCTCCGCAAGGCTGCCATCGGCACCGTCCGGTCGCGCGACCGCCCTCAGCGCACGGGACGCCGTCCGACCTCGTCCAGCCTCTCACCGTCCGTGAGACGTGCCCTTACGGTCACGTCGGGGCTCCGGGGGGCGTTGACGGCCAGTGTGCGTCCTTCATCGGTCTCGTCCACATCTCCGGTCACCTCGATCCCATCGACCTCGCGGCTGCCCGCGGCGAGGAGGTAGTGGCGTCCGGAGCCCGCCGTCCAGGACGTACTGGCCACGACATGCTGGCCGAACCGGCTGCAGGCCGCGGTGGAGTGCGCACGCCCGGCGACCTTCGCCGGCGCCGTGGCCGGCTCCGCGGAGGTGCGGAACTGCACGAGGACACTGCCGGGGCCGCGCCAGGTGGACGCGCGGGTGCAGGACCACACCGCCCGGCCGCCCCGCTCGGGCAGCTCCTGCTCGGCGAAGTCCCACTGGTTCACGGACCGCACACCGCTCTGCCGCAGCTCGGGCAGCCGGCACGCGGTGCGCGCCCAGCTGCGCAGCGCCGCATCGCTCGTCGCCTCGCGAGGCTGCCGGGCCGGGGCGCCGGTGCCGGGCAGCGGGGTGTAGCTGAGATGCGCGGGAGTGATGCCGCCCAGGTCGGCGACGAGGAAGGCGTGCTTCTCCACGATCCTGCCGGAGGAACGCAGTTGCAGCGCCGGCAGGCTGTCGCAGGCCCCTGCGTCCGACGGCTCGCCGACGGCGTCGGTGACACCTTCGTCCGACACGTCCAGCGGTCGGCCGGGGGAGTTGGGGGTCAGCAGGTCACGCGTCTGCGCCTCGGCGATCCACGGGGCGGTCAGATAGCGGAGCTTGCCCGCCGAGCGGCTGACGACGAGCGCGGCCGCCGTGGTCACGTCGGCTTCGTCGGAACGGGAGATGTCCAGCGACGCGGCGCCCGCCGAGGCGGCGGGTTCCGTGTAGCGGACGACGCGCCGACCGTCGTGGAACAGCACGACCGCGACCCGGCCGACGTCACCCGCGTACAGCAACTGGGTGCCGCCGACGGGAGGTTCGGCACTGGTGGCCTTCGCGACGCCGACCCGGGTGCCGGACGGCGGATCGGTCCAGACGCCGAGCGCGCGACGGATGAGCGCGTCGTCGTCGGTACGCGCGCCTCGGGCGGGCCACGCGGTGAAGTCCACGCGTGAGGTGTCGGCCCAGGCGTCACGGGGAGTGCGGAGCAGCTCTTCGGGGGCGATCGCGGGGCGGGCGTCCGCACTGCGGGAGGGCTTGCCCACGGGCCCGCCCACGACGCCGGTCAGCAGGGCGGCGCACCCGAGGGCGATGATCCCGATGGCCGACCAGGTGAGGTGGTACCGGCGCCTGCGGCGCAGCAGATCGGTCGGCCGGGTCTGTACGGAACAGGCGTCGAACTCCCGCGAACGCAGCAGCGCTTGAGCCGCCGCGCCCTTGGCGGCCCCCATGTCGCAGGCGGTGCGCAGGGCCTGCTCCGGCCGGGGTGCACCGGCCGCGGTGAGCAGCTCGACGACCTCGGAGCGGGGCAGGCCCTCCAGCTGGAGCAGCACGAACGCCGCACGTGCGGGCGCGGAGGCATCGGAGAGGGCCTGCCCCAGCGCGACCTCCTCGCCGCCCGCGCGAGGGAACAGCCGCAGCCCCCACACCACCGGGAGCATCGGCAGCAGCGTACGAGGAGGGGGCAGGAAGCCCGGCCAGCCGCGGGGACGGCGGTCGTGGGCGAGCGCCGAGCGCAGCACGCGTGCCCGCACGTGGGCCGCCGCGGGGTCGGGTATGCCCCTGCGCTGCTCGGGCACACGGGGCGTGGCACGCCCGACGCGGAATCCGGGCAACGCGCGCTGTACCAGCGCGTGGGCGACGAGGACCCGCCTGTGCCTTCCGAGGTCGTGCGGGAGGGTGAGGTAGGCGAGGCGTATGAGCCGGGTGTACTGGTCGACGATGACGGCCTCGGCCTGGTCACGTGCCGCCCGCCCGGACCCTCTGGCCGCGGGTCGCTGCGATGTGCTCATCGATCAAGAAGCCTTCCAAAGGCTGACGACGTTGCGTCCTGACCACGTTCAAACGAGTGAATCGTGCGATGGTCACAGCCGGTTCGCGGGAGGATGCGAACACGTGCCCGAAATGCAAGAGCGCCCCCCTGTACGCCCCCCATCACGCCCTGAATTGCGCCCCCTCGTGTTCATGGAACGCGCTTGCCGTGCAGGTCAGAACGCGCTTTCCGGGAGAAGGCGCCGAGCGGCGGGCCCAGCCCGGTTGGCTGATTTGGCGCGGTTCGGCGCGACCTTGATTCCGGCGCCCGCCGAGCGGGCCGCGAGGCGGCGCGTGTATCCAGCACCTATAAGTGGTCCGGGGATCTACCACCCCTCTGAGCGGCCACGGTGTCCAGGAGCGCCTGATTCCGCCGTGTCATCTCCCGCCCCCTCTTGCTCGTTTCGTACCGCTAAGGGTTCGCCATCTTTTTTCCGCCAGGTTTCACAGAATCCGCACAGACCCCACAGGTGGACCGCACTATGTGACGCGTCAGAGCGAGACGGACACACGCTGCGATGTGTGCCGTCTCGTTGGGGGGCGGGCTGTGGGGTGGAGACATGCCACCGGCCCGACCGTGGAGGGGACCACACACCGCATGAATCGCACCGCACGAGCGGCGGCTCTCGGCGCCGGCGCTCTGCTTCTCGCGCTCTCGCTGCCCGGCACTCCGGCCTCGGCCGCCGGGCTGCCACGCATCGACCTGCGCGTCCTGGTGGTGACCGACGGGGGTCCCGCCACCGCCGCGCTCACCGCCGAACTCGACGTCCAGGGCACGCCGTACACGACCGTCGACCTGCGGCAGAGCGGACGGCCCGTGATCGACGCCGCGTTCCTCGCGGACACCGTCGACGGCCGGGCGCGCGCCAAGTATCAGGCCGTCGTGCTGCCCAACGACAACCCGTTCGGCGCCGGTTCGGCCGAGATGGCCGCCCTTGCCTCGTACGAGCGGACCTACGCCGTCCCGCAGGTCGACGCCTACACCTACGCCAGGCCCGAAGCGGGCCTGCAGACACCCGAGTTCAGCGGTTCGCTCGACGGTGTGCGGGCCCAGGTGACCGCGTCGGGCAAGAGTGGCCCCTTCGGATACCTCGCCGGGCAGGTGCCCTTCGAGGACAACGCGCCGGACATCGGCGAGAGTTACGGCTTCCTGGCGAAGCCGGCGCCGGGCGCGGACTTCACGAGTTACGTGGACGCGCCGATCCCCGGCGCCGACGGCCGTGGCTCGCTCGTGGGGGAGTACCGCCACGACGGCCGGCGCGAGCTGGTGGTGACGTTCGTCTACAACCAGCACCAGCAGCAGTTCCGGCTGCTCGCCCGCGGCATCGTCGACTGGATGACCCAGGGCGTCCAACTCGGCTCGTCCCGCAACTACTTCGCCGTGCACGTCGACGACGTCTTCGGGGCCGACGACCGCTGGGACAGCGAACTCAACTGCACGCCGGGCGACGTGGACTGCCCGCCGGGCCAGGGGACCCCCGACCCCATCCGTATGACGGCGGACGACGCGGCCTACGCGGCCCAGTGGTCCAAGGGCCGTAAGTTCCCCCTCGACATGGCCTACAACGGCGGCGGCAGCGAGCTCCACCGCGAGGAGAACGGCGGCGCGGACCCCCTCGCGGACCGGCTGATCGCCGACCGTGGCGAGCACCGCTGGATCAACCACACGTACAACCACCCCTTCCTCGGCTGTGTCCAGGACGTCAGCACCGTGCCGTGGACCTGCGCGAAGAACACCGACGGCAGCACGCGCTACGTCTCCCGCACCGAGATATCCCAGCAGATCTCCGACAACCGCAACTGGGGCCGACGGGCCGGACTGCCGCTCCAGGAAGGCGAGTTGGTCACCGGAGAGCACTCCGGGCTCAAGGTCCTGCCGCAGCAGCCGGACGACAACCCGAACCTGAGCACCGCCCTGCGGGACAACGGCGTGACCTGGCTCGGCTCGGACAACTCCCGCGACCGGGGCCAGCGCCCGGTGGGCCCTTCGCTCACCGTGCCGCGCTACCCGATGAACGTCTTCTACAACGCGGGACGCACCAGCGAACAGATCGACGAGTACAACTGGATCTACACCCGCAAGGCGGACGGCGGCAGCGGTGTCTGCGAGAACTCCTCCGTCGCCACCTGTCTGGAGAACCCCCTGGACGCCACGACCGGCTACCAGGACCACATCGTGCCGGTGGAGTCGACGATAGCGATGGGGCACGTCCTGGCGAACGACCCACGGCCGCACTTCATCCACCAGTCCAACCTCGCAGAGGACCGCATCGCCTACCCCGTGCTCGGCTCCATCCTCGACACGTACGGCGCGCTGTTCGCGGACAACACCCCTGTGGTCAACCTGCGGATGGCCGACATCGGCGGCGAGCTGCGCTCCCGCACGGCCTGGGACACGGCGGTCAAGGCGGGCAAGGTCACCGCCTACCGCATCGGCGACAAGGTGACCGTCCAGGCGCCCTCCGGCGTGGCCGCCCGCGCCACCATGCCCTCCGGCACCGTCCGGCAACTCCTCCTGGGAACCGACCCGTTCGGGTCCGCCTACGCGGGAAGAACCTCCGGCTGGGTGTCCCCGGGGCTCCTCCAGAGCCGCGTCACACTCGACCTGCCGTCCGCCCCGGCGGTGGGCAGTGCGGCGGCCGAGCGGCCCGGCGTCACGAAGGCCGCGAAAAAGCTGCCTGTCCCGCCCGGCGCCACCACCTACGTGAAGCCCGGCACCGACGGCCACACACCACGGGCGCTGCCCACCCGGCGCTGACCCACCCGGTCGCACCCGGTGGCCGGCCGGCCCCTCCCGGCCGGCCGCCGGACCCATGACGGGCGCCGTCCACGCCCGCCCCCCCGGTAGTCCAGAGTCATCGCGCCACCATCCCCCCGCGCCCGTACGTCCCGCATGCCGCCGTTCACGGAACTCGCCCACCCCGGCCCACCGGGGCGGGCGCCGCCGTCGGCTCCCTCGCGTTCGTATCTCACCCGCGGAGCCCCACCATGTCCGACTCACCCTCGCCCGTGCCGATACCGGCACCCTTCTCCAGGCCCTCGTCCCGCCCCGCACGGACCCGCGTCACACTGCTGACCGAAGGCACCTACCCGCACAGCCACGGTGGTGTCAGCGTCTGGTGCGACCAACTCGTGCGCGGCATGCCCGACGTCGACTTCGGTGTGCTCGCCGTGACCGGCACCGGGCGCGAGAGCCTCGCCTGGGAGCTGCCGTCGCACGTCGACGAGCCCGTATGCCTGCCCATGTGGGGCCCCACCCCGCCCGGACACGCCCCACGCGGCCGCCGCAGGCGCCAACTCCTCGGCTCCTACGAGCAGTTCCTCACCGCGCTGCTCGACCCGGCCGCCGAGGACGGCTTCGCCCCCGCCCTCCACGACCTCGCCCGGCACGCCCGCGACGGCGCCCTGGCACCCACACTGCGCACCGACCGCGCGGTGCACGTCCTGACCTCCGTCTGGAACGCACCCGGGCGCGCGACCGCCGAAGCACGGCCGACCCTGCACGACGCGGTCACCGCCACCAGCCTGCTCGAACACGCGCTGCGCCCCCTGGCCGCCCGGCCGCCCGAGCGCGGCGTCGCGCACGCTGTCAGCGGCGGCCTCGCGACCCTGCCCGGCCTGGTGGCCCAGCAACTCCACGGTGTGCCCCTGCTGTTGACCGAGCACGGCGTGTACCTGCGCGAGCGCTACCTCGGCTACCGCACGGGCCCGTACAGCTGGCCCGTGAAGGCCGTGCTGCTCGGCTTCTTCCGGTTGCTCGCCGAAGAGACGTACCGCAGGGCCGCCCTGATCACCCCGGGCAACCGCTACAACCGCCTCTGGGAGGAGCGCGGCGGCGCGGAGCCGGCCCTCATCCGGACCGTCTACAACGGCGTGGACCCCGAGGCCTTCCCGCCCGCGGGCCCCGAACCGCGGACCCCCACCCTCAGCTGGGCGGGCCGGGTCGACCCGATCAAGGACCTGGAGACCCTGATCCGCTCCTTCGCCCTGGTCAGGCAGGAGATCCCGGACGCACGACTGCGCCTGTTCGGCGGCACCCCGCGCGGCGGCGAGGCCTACCGAGAGCGCTGCGAGGCACTGGCCGCCCAACTCGGCCTCGGTGACGCGGTGGTGTTCGAGGGCCGCGTCGAGCACATCAAGGACGCCTACTCGGCGGGCAACGTGGTGATGCTCTCCAGCATCAGCGAGGGCTTCCCCTTCACCCTGATCGAGGCCATGTCCTGCGGGCGCGCCACGGTCTCCACCGATGTCGGCGGGGTGCGCGAGGCCGTGGGCCCCACCGGCCTCGTGGTGCCGCCGCGCGCACCGGAGGCCATGGCGCGTGCCGTCGTCGAACTGCTCCGCGACCCCGCCCGCCGCGCCGCGATGGGCGAGGCCGCCCGGCTGCGGGTGATCGAGCAGTTCACGCTCCGGCAGACGGTCGACGCGTTCCGCTCGATCTACGAGGAGTTGGCCGCCGCCGGCCAACAGGGCGACCGGACCCTGGAGTTCGCGATGCAGCACTTCCCGGGCGAGGTGGCGGGATGAGCGGCCCGCTCCCTCTCAGGCCGCGCGGCGTACATGCCCGCCGCGCGGACCCCGGCCAGGCCGCGGGCGCGGACGACACCCTCGCCCTGCGCCTCGCGCGCCCGCCCCGGCCCCGCACCCGCCCCGGTGTCACGCTGCGCCCCGCCCGCGCCGACGACCCCGTCGACCTGCTCGCCGCCGAACTCGCCGAGGAGGCGGGCGCGGCCGTGCACCCCTACGAGGTCGCCGCGCTCCTGGAGTCGCAGGGCCTGACCGGCGACAGGATCCAGGAGACCTATGGCCACCCCGACCTGTTCTCGCTGGCCGACGCCGTCTTCCGGCGGGTGCCGCGCAGCCATCCGAAGCCGCCTGTGCCACCGGACCCCTGGCGTCCCGACCACCTGCGCTGCGCCATGCGCGGGCTGCTCTTCGCGCTTCCCGGTACGGCCTATGTACTGGCGCAGGGCGTTTGGGGGTCGGCCTCCGGGCTGTACGGTCTGATCGCCGCCGCCCTGGTGTCCTGGGCCTGGTCCCAGGCGCTGAGCCACCGTGCGTACAGCAGGCTCACCACCGGGCGCCACGAGGCAGGGCGCACCCTGCTGACCGGCGCGCCCCTCGGCGTCGTGGCCGCTTCGGTCACCGGTCTGCTGGTCGCGGGTCCCGGCCCCGCCGCGCTGTTCGCCCTCGGTCAGTCCTGCTATCTCGCCGCGGCCGGGCTGCTGCTGGTGCTCGGCCACGAGAAGCTCCTCGCGGCGGCGCTCCTGCCGGTCGTGGTGGCCGCCGCGGCTCAGCCGTGGTGGCAGCCGCCGGAACTCCTGCGCACCGGGCTGCCGTTGCTCACCGTCCTGCTCGCGGTGGCCGCCGCGGGGCACGCGCTGCGCTCGGCGCTTCGGGTGACCCCGGTGCCCGGCCCCGTGCCGCCGCTGGTGCGCTCGCTGCCGTACGGCCTGTTCGGTCTCGCGGCCGGTGCGCTGACCGCGGTGGCGGGACAGCAGGAGCCGTACGCCGTCATCGTGCTGACGCTGAGCATGGGCCCCGCCGAGTGGCTGCTCTACCGCTACCGGGGTCTCGCCGTGGCCGCCCTGCACGCCTCGACCACCCCCGGAGGCTTCAGGCTGCGCGCCGTGCGTGCGCTCATCGTGTGCGGCGGGGCCTACCTCGTGCCGCTCGCCCTGGGCGCCGTGCTCGTCGGCGCGAGCGCGATCCGGCTTCTCCTGCTCGGCGCCGTGCTGTGGACCGCCCTGCTCCTGCAGGCGTTCGGCGCGGGCTGGTCGTCCGCGGCGCCCTGCCTGGCCGCAGCGGTCGTCGTGACGGCGCTTCCGTTCACCGGCACCGTCTCGACGCCCACCGCACAACTCGTCGCCTGTACCGCGGCTGCCACGGCGCTCCTCGTGGTCGCCGTCGACCGTCTCGGCAGGCCCACGGCACACGCCTAACCGGGCCCAGCCGCCCGCACCTTCACCTTCACCTGCACCGTCACCTTCCTCTTCACGTCCCAGCACCTGGAGCATCCATGGCATCCGCACCGCTCGTCGCCGTCACCGGAGCCGAAGGCTTCATCGGCTCGCACCTCACCGAAGCGCTCGTCGCCTCGGGCCACCGGGTCCGCGCGATGGCGCAGTACAACTCCTTCTCCTCCTACGGCTGGCTGGAGACCCTCGCGCCCGACGTGCTCTCCGAGGTCGAGATCGTCCTCGGCGACGTACGCGACCCGGGATCGGTCCGCGGCCTGGTCACCGGCGCCGAGACCGTCTACCACCTGGCCGCCCTCATCGCCATCCCGTACTCCTACCAGGCCCCGCACAGCTACGTGGACACGAACGTGACCGGCACGCTCAACGTCCTCGAAGCCGTACGGCAGTTGGAGATCCCGCGCCTGGTGCACACCTCCACCAGCGAGACGTACGGCACCGCGCAGACCGTGCCGATCACCGAGGGCCACCCCATCAACACCCAGTCCCCGTACGCCGCTTCGAAGGCGGGCGGCGACCGGCTCGCCGACAGCTACCACGCGAGCTTCGAGACGCCCGTGGTGACCCTGCGCCCCTTCAACACCTTCGGGCCGCGCCAGTCGATGCGCGCCGTCATCCCGACCGTCATCGGCCAAGTGGCTTCCGGTTCACGAGAGATCACCCTCGGCGACCTGCGGCCGACCCGTGACTTCACCTTCGTCGCGGACACCGCGCAGGCCTTCATGGCCGTCGGCACCGCGCCCGCGGACGCCGTCGTGGGCCGCACCTTCAACGCGGGCACGGGCGGTGAGATCTCCGTCGGTGACCTGGTGCGGCTCATCGGCAAGGTGATGGAGGCCGACCTCGACGTGCGCGAGGACGAGCAGCGCATCCGCCCCGCGGCCTCCGAGGTGATGCGCCTGGTCGCCGACGCGAGCCGCCTGCGCGCGGCGACGGGCTGGGCGCCCGGTCACGACCTTGAGCAGGGCCTGGCCCGCACCGTCGAGTTCTTCCGCGACCCGGCCAACCTGGCCCGCTACAAGACGGACATCTACAACATCTGAGCCACCCGGCCGCCCACCCACCCACTTCTGGCCGCCTGACCACTTCTGGGCACTCACAGGGGAGAAGATCATGCACGCAGTCATCCTTGCCGGCGGCAAGGGCGTCCGCCTCCGGCCGTACACCACCGCGCTGCCCAAGCCGCTGGTCCCGATCGGCGACCAGCACGCGATCCTGGAGATCGTCCTGCGCCAGCTGGCGAGCGCTGGCTTCACCAG
This region includes:
- a CDS encoding nucleotide sugar dehydrogenase, encoding MRVSVLGLGYVGCVSAACLAGMGHEVVGVDVNQVKVDLVNDGKAPVVEERIGDLIAEVVRTGALRATADVREAIMSSDVSLVCVGTPSEPNGSLCTTYLERVAEQIGSALAERDGGRHTVVFRSTMLPGTCLNLLVPILEKNVGGTAGVDFGVAVNPEFLREGTSVRDFYDPPKTVIGELDPASGDVVAALYDGLPGEVFRVPVPTAEAIKYADNAFHGLKIGFANELGAVCQALGVDSHQVIDVFLADRKLNISPAYLRPGFAFGGSCLPKDLRSLVHAARRADVSVPILSHVLPSNSDHLQRAVELVERTGKRRAGLFGLSFKPGTDDLRESPLVELAERLFGKGYDLKIYDANVSMSRLLGANREYIEDRLPHLAHLLADSVDEVLEHAEVCVVGTKDPDVLSALPHGGGPVIVDLIHLPDAAARRTEPGYIGLAW
- a CDS encoding sugar transferase, whose amino-acid sequence is MQQGELVSPFPSARGRLTNGAIGRPASDWEQRYRRTVIISDTVATFFVVASIGSFFGARDAANWHEKWGILAFGTELLVLGALAVSRSWAPAVLGQGAEEFRRLGRSLFTAVVVLSLGGIALTSRNIKLWIFVAIPAIALVTMTERYLLRLWLHKQRKEGRCLRPVLAAGSPATVRDLITRTRKFPHLGWRVEAVCTQDGLGLDGDRVDGDQLDGVPVVGPLTDVAGHVRRDGYRVVAVTPDPHWSPDRLQRLAWNLEGSDAEMVVAPVLMEVAGPRLHVDAVLGIPLLRVSMPTFTGGRRAIKGVVDRTGAALLLLLFAPLMVLVGLLVLVDSRGGALYRQRRVGKDGREFTIFKFRTMVVGADRARAALADRNEGAGLLFKLRRDPRVTRVGAVLRRYSLDELPQLFNVLLGSMSLVGPRPPLPEESAAYGPDIRRRLLVKPGLTGLWQISGRSDLPWDEAVRLDLRYVEDWSLALDTVILWKTLRAVLQGQGAY
- a CDS encoding alpha/beta fold hydrolase encodes the protein MPFRDGHRPVLELSRPVKEPRAAVLLLHGGREFGTAAPPAWNLPGVRLRLFERAIRRSTSRDAVLMARVRYRVRGWNGERADAARDAQRALDELELLTGGAPTVLVGHSMGARAALRAAGSPLVRGVVGLAPWCPAGEPVAHLRGRRVVLLHGDQDRTTDPRSSQDFTARAGAAGAEAATVLMRGGDHAMLRRAAAWHDLTGRAVAGLLGITDLPPVIAERFSPSG
- the pelF gene encoding GT4 family glycosyltransferase PelF — its product is MSDSPSPVPIPAPFSRPSSRPARTRVTLLTEGTYPHSHGGVSVWCDQLVRGMPDVDFGVLAVTGTGRESLAWELPSHVDEPVCLPMWGPTPPGHAPRGRRRRQLLGSYEQFLTALLDPAAEDGFAPALHDLARHARDGALAPTLRTDRAVHVLTSVWNAPGRATAEARPTLHDAVTATSLLEHALRPLAARPPERGVAHAVSGGLATLPGLVAQQLHGVPLLLTEHGVYLRERYLGYRTGPYSWPVKAVLLGFFRLLAEETYRRAALITPGNRYNRLWEERGGAEPALIRTVYNGVDPEAFPPAGPEPRTPTLSWAGRVDPIKDLETLIRSFALVRQEIPDARLRLFGGTPRGGEAYRERCEALAAQLGLGDAVVFEGRVEHIKDAYSAGNVVMLSSISEGFPFTLIEAMSCGRATVSTDVGGVREAVGPTGLVVPPRAPEAMARAVVELLRDPARRAAMGEAARLRVIEQFTLRQTVDAFRSIYEELAAAGQQGDRTLEFAMQHFPGEVAG
- a CDS encoding SDR family NAD(P)-dependent oxidoreductase, whose product is MASAPLVAVTGAEGFIGSHLTEALVASGHRVRAMAQYNSFSSYGWLETLAPDVLSEVEIVLGDVRDPGSVRGLVTGAETVYHLAALIAIPYSYQAPHSYVDTNVTGTLNVLEAVRQLEIPRLVHTSTSETYGTAQTVPITEGHPINTQSPYAASKAGGDRLADSYHASFETPVVTLRPFNTFGPRQSMRAVIPTVIGQVASGSREITLGDLRPTRDFTFVADTAQAFMAVGTAPADAVVGRTFNAGTGGEISVGDLVRLIGKVMEADLDVREDEQRIRPAASEVMRLVADASRLRAATGWAPGHDLEQGLARTVEFFRDPANLARYKTDIYNI